Proteins encoded together in one Kutzneria kofuensis window:
- a CDS encoding GntR family transcriptional regulator: protein MPTPSHRAGEPVRAGIPEHGRVPRYYAVKTLLLALIEELGEGVALPSERELAERFEVSRVTFRQAVSELVLEGRLVRRQGSGTFVAPPKLVQPLALVSYTEGMRSQGVEPSRYLVTSEYMAADERLAADLGIEPGDPALHIERVLLADSERIGLESTYLSARRFPDLLSVFDPATSLYAYLTQQVGIVLAHAEERVETVLATPREALLIGTNPAVPMLLLHRLTRDDAGVPVERVRSLYRGDRFSFVTQLNL from the coding sequence GTGCCCACGCCGTCACACCGCGCAGGGGAACCGGTCCGCGCCGGCATTCCCGAGCACGGCCGCGTGCCCCGGTACTACGCGGTCAAGACGCTGCTGCTGGCGCTGATCGAGGAGTTGGGCGAGGGCGTGGCGCTGCCGTCCGAGCGTGAGCTGGCGGAGCGGTTCGAGGTGTCGCGGGTGACGTTCCGGCAGGCCGTCAGCGAGCTCGTGCTGGAGGGGCGGCTGGTGCGCCGGCAGGGTTCTGGCACGTTCGTCGCGCCGCCGAAGCTGGTGCAGCCGCTGGCCTTGGTCAGCTACACGGAGGGCATGCGCAGCCAGGGCGTCGAGCCGAGCCGGTACCTCGTCACCAGCGAGTACATGGCGGCCGACGAGCGGCTGGCCGCCGACCTCGGCATCGAGCCCGGCGATCCGGCGCTGCACATCGAACGGGTGCTGCTGGCCGATTCGGAGCGGATCGGGCTGGAATCGACCTATCTGTCGGCTCGTCGTTTTCCCGATCTGTTGTCCGTGTTCGATCCGGCCACGTCGTTGTACGCGTATTTGACACAGCAGGTCGGTATCGTGCTGGCACACGCCGAGGAACGGGTGGAGACGGTGCTCGCCACCCCGCGGGAAGCGCTGCTCATCGGCACCAATCCGGCGGTGCCGATGTTGTTGCTGCACCGGTTGACCAGGGACGATGCGGGCGTGCCGGTGGAACGTGTCCGTTCTCTCTATCGCGGTGACCGTTTCAGCTTCGTAACGCAGCTGAATTTGTGA
- a CDS encoding DUF4328 domain-containing protein: MSRTKTSAPTTRGRRVPKNWKPVGTRAIVASALIALVLVTDVLETVADVSGAAALDAVLLWVNAGALVVAAVAFIMWLWRARANAELLVGPHGQRLTREWVIGAWICPVVNLWFPYRVVVDVWRASAPDRGNIRDGLVVWWWMTFLVSWLFTRYITLAGIVDAGPLVVSCALDVASGVFALLVVRRISDWQALARG; this comes from the coding sequence GTGAGCAGAACGAAGACATCCGCGCCGACCACTCGCGGCCGGCGTGTGCCCAAGAACTGGAAGCCGGTGGGAACCCGCGCGATCGTCGCGTCCGCGCTCATCGCGCTGGTGCTCGTCACCGACGTGCTGGAGACCGTCGCCGACGTCAGCGGCGCCGCCGCGCTCGACGCCGTGCTGCTGTGGGTGAACGCCGGCGCGCTCGTCGTCGCCGCCGTCGCGTTCATCATGTGGCTGTGGCGGGCGCGGGCCAACGCCGAGCTGCTCGTCGGGCCGCACGGGCAGCGGCTGACCCGGGAGTGGGTGATCGGCGCCTGGATCTGCCCGGTGGTCAACCTGTGGTTCCCGTACCGGGTCGTCGTCGACGTGTGGCGGGCCAGCGCCCCCGACCGCGGGAACATCCGCGACGGGCTGGTCGTGTGGTGGTGGATGACCTTCCTGGTGTCGTGGTTGTTCACCCGGTACATCACGCTGGCCGGCATCGTCGACGCCGGGCCGCTGGTCGTCTCCTGCGCGCTCGACGTCGCCTCCGGCGTGTTCGCGCTGCTGGTCGTGCGCCGGATCAGCGACTGGCAGGCGCTGGCCCGCGGATAA
- a CDS encoding M4 family metallopeptidase, producing the protein MVAGATVAAMAASTAVAAGPAVAAPAMQQLAAQSMPFGSVVRYQQTIAGVPVFGGQQIKVLDQQGQVVATHGRTTQRTAGQFPATDAGAVDTAIADVAKRTGKPAAQLIADAPKAYWYDATLGGAKGEPVAVPTYQVVVHGASIEDKWTEVVKAGTQQVIASWSDVHEALNRDVCDANRKVVSGTNNSVRCGTSFKISRKEGGSASSVQDVNNVYNFFGDASTFYKNTVGVDLTSLIGADYRDGTGKALRGTVRICVRDEDCPFLNAFWDGEQMAFGEGVTTDDITGHELTHGVTQHTSGLEGGQADSINEGLSDVFGQFIAWSAKDPNVQGANRWQLGAGSAIGAVRNMKDPRSSKKPQPDRVNGPGWDTNNPDVHINDGVINKADYLITDGDTFNGQTVRGLGQDKAVQIWWGVENTLTPSATFHDVGDALNSSCKALARAHTAGITSDDCTQVGKAVKATQLDQDAR; encoded by the coding sequence ATGGTCGCCGGTGCGACCGTCGCCGCCATGGCGGCCAGCACGGCCGTCGCGGCGGGCCCGGCCGTCGCGGCGCCCGCGATGCAGCAGCTTGCCGCGCAGTCCATGCCCTTCGGCAGCGTGGTCCGCTACCAGCAGACGATCGCGGGTGTGCCGGTGTTCGGCGGCCAGCAGATCAAGGTGCTGGACCAGCAGGGTCAGGTGGTCGCCACCCACGGCCGCACCACGCAGCGCACCGCCGGGCAGTTCCCGGCCACCGACGCCGGCGCGGTCGACACGGCCATCGCCGACGTCGCGAAGCGCACCGGCAAGCCGGCCGCGCAGCTCATCGCCGACGCGCCGAAGGCGTACTGGTACGACGCCACCCTCGGCGGCGCCAAGGGCGAGCCGGTCGCCGTGCCCACCTACCAGGTGGTCGTGCACGGGGCGTCCATCGAGGACAAGTGGACCGAGGTGGTGAAGGCCGGCACGCAGCAGGTGATCGCCTCCTGGTCGGACGTCCACGAGGCGCTCAACCGCGACGTCTGCGACGCCAACCGCAAGGTCGTGTCCGGCACCAACAACTCGGTGCGCTGCGGCACGTCGTTCAAGATCAGCCGCAAGGAGGGCGGGTCCGCGTCGTCCGTTCAGGACGTCAACAACGTCTACAACTTCTTCGGCGACGCTTCGACCTTCTACAAGAACACCGTCGGCGTCGACCTGACGTCGCTGATCGGCGCGGACTACCGCGATGGCACCGGCAAGGCGCTGCGCGGCACCGTGCGGATCTGTGTGCGGGACGAGGACTGCCCGTTCCTGAACGCCTTCTGGGACGGCGAGCAGATGGCCTTCGGCGAGGGCGTCACCACCGACGACATCACCGGCCACGAGCTGACCCACGGCGTCACCCAGCACACCTCCGGGCTGGAGGGCGGCCAGGCCGACTCCATCAACGAGGGCCTGTCCGACGTGTTCGGCCAGTTCATCGCCTGGTCCGCGAAGGACCCGAACGTGCAGGGCGCGAACCGCTGGCAGCTGGGCGCCGGCTCCGCCATCGGCGCCGTGCGCAACATGAAGGACCCGCGCTCGTCCAAGAAGCCGCAGCCGGACCGGGTCAACGGCCCCGGCTGGGACACGAACAACCCGGACGTGCACATCAACGACGGCGTGATCAACAAGGCCGACTACCTGATCACCGACGGCGACACGTTCAACGGCCAGACCGTGCGCGGCCTCGGCCAGGACAAGGCCGTGCAGATCTGGTGGGGCGTGGAGAACACCCTCACGCCCAGCGCCACCTTCCACGACGTGGGCGACGCGCTGAACTCCTCCTGCAAGGCCCTGGCCCGGGCCCACACCGCCGGCATCACCAGCGACGACTGCACCCAGGTCGGCAAGGCGGTCAAGGCGACGCAGCTGGACCAGGACGCCAGGTAG
- a CDS encoding ArsR/SmtB family transcription factor — translation MLNHELDRVFQALADPTRRGLVDRLTRGPASVSELAAPLPITLAAVVQHLQALEACGLVRTEKVGRVRTCRIDPAGLRAAEDWLHERRTAWERRLDRLADVLDEGDRK, via the coding sequence GTGCTTAACCATGAGCTGGACCGGGTGTTCCAGGCGCTGGCTGACCCGACCCGGCGCGGCCTGGTCGACCGGCTGACCCGCGGCCCGGCCTCGGTCAGCGAGTTGGCGGCGCCGCTGCCGATCACGCTCGCCGCGGTCGTCCAGCACCTGCAGGCGCTGGAGGCGTGCGGACTGGTCCGCACCGAGAAGGTCGGCCGGGTCCGCACCTGCCGGATCGACCCGGCGGGCCTGCGGGCGGCCGAGGACTGGCTGCACGAGCGCCGCACCGCCTGGGAGCGGCGGCTGGACCGGCTCGCCGACGTACTGGACGAAGGGGACAGGAAATGA
- a CDS encoding SRPBCC family protein, which yields MTVKHSTFTIDRNYPQPPGKVFAAWADPAVKASWLMAPGHHHELDFRVGGREVASGGQLRFEATYRDIVDGKRIVYCATLHDGDKLSTVSQTTVEFIADGEGTRLVLAEQGAYLDDMEQPEWREQGVNSQLDTLAKLLAE from the coding sequence ATGACCGTCAAGCACTCGACGTTCACCATCGACCGGAACTACCCGCAGCCGCCCGGAAAGGTCTTCGCCGCCTGGGCCGACCCGGCCGTGAAGGCCAGCTGGCTGATGGCCCCAGGGCACCACCACGAGCTGGATTTCCGCGTCGGGGGCAGGGAAGTCGCCAGCGGCGGGCAGTTGCGGTTCGAGGCCACGTACCGGGACATCGTCGACGGCAAGCGGATCGTCTACTGCGCCACGCTGCACGACGGGGACAAACTGTCCACGGTCTCGCAGACCACCGTCGAGTTCATCGCCGACGGCGAGGGCACTCGGCTGGTGCTGGCCGAGCAGGGCGCGTACCTGGACGACATGGAGCAGCCGGAATGGCGTGAGCAGGGCGTCAACTCCCAGCTCGACACGCTGGCCAAGCTGCTCGCCGAGTGA
- a CDS encoding Tex family protein — protein sequence MSIEQRIADELGVRDGQVTAAVGLLDGGATVPFVARYRKEATGGLDDAQLRTLEERLRYLRELEERRTAILESIAEQGKLDDALREQIMTADSKARLEDIYLPYKPKRRTKAQIAREAGLEPLADGLLADPTLDPQATAAQYVDAEKGVADAAAALEGARAILVERFGEDADLIGALREQMWTRGSLVSKVREGQQEAGAKFSDYFEFSEPFTKLPSHRILAMFRGEKEEVLDLSLEPEEQVEGQPSDYEVRIAARFGIDNQGRPADKWLTDTVRWAWRTRILVHLGVDLRARLRQEAEDEAVRVFATNLRDLLLAAPAGTRATMGLDPGFRTGVKVAVVDATGKVVATTAIYPHQPANRWDESLATLAKLCAEHKVELIAIGNGTASRETDKLAADLIKLRPELKLTKIVVSEAGASVYSASAYASQELPGMDVSLRGAVSIARRLQDPLAELVKIDPKSIGVGQYQHDLAEAKLSRSLDAVVEDCVNAVGVDLNTASAPLLTRVSGIGAGLAENIVQHREANGPFRSREALKGVPRLGPKAFEQCAGFLRIPGGDDPLDSSSVHPEAYPVVRRILTANNLTLTELIGNSAKLKTIKPAEFVDDTFGLPTVTDILKELEKPGRDPRPAFKTATFADGVEKIADLKPGMVLEGVVTNVAAFGAFIDIGVHQDGLVHVSAMSRTFVKDPRDVVKSGDVVRVKVLDVDIPRKRISLTLRLEDEPERGGPQAKSGGQGGGQRGGGGRQDRGGAKRGGGGGQQRREERPANGSMADALRRAGFGK from the coding sequence ATGTCCATTGAGCAGAGGATCGCCGACGAGCTCGGCGTGCGGGACGGGCAGGTGACCGCGGCCGTCGGCCTGCTCGACGGCGGCGCCACCGTGCCGTTCGTCGCCCGCTACCGCAAGGAAGCAACCGGCGGCCTGGACGACGCCCAGCTGCGCACCCTGGAGGAGCGCCTGCGCTACCTGCGCGAGCTGGAGGAGCGGCGCACCGCGATCCTGGAGTCCATCGCCGAGCAGGGCAAGCTGGACGACGCGCTGCGCGAGCAGATCATGACCGCCGACTCCAAGGCGCGGCTGGAGGACATCTACCTGCCGTACAAGCCGAAGCGGCGGACCAAGGCGCAGATCGCCCGCGAGGCCGGCCTGGAGCCGCTGGCCGACGGCCTGCTCGCGGACCCGACGCTGGACCCGCAGGCCACCGCCGCGCAGTACGTCGACGCGGAGAAGGGCGTCGCGGACGCCGCCGCCGCGCTGGAGGGCGCGCGGGCCATCCTGGTCGAGCGCTTCGGCGAGGACGCCGACCTGATCGGCGCGCTGCGCGAGCAGATGTGGACCCGCGGCAGCCTGGTGTCCAAGGTCCGCGAGGGCCAGCAGGAGGCCGGCGCCAAGTTCAGCGACTACTTCGAGTTCTCCGAGCCGTTCACCAAGCTCCCCTCGCACCGCATCCTGGCCATGTTCCGCGGCGAGAAGGAGGAGGTGCTCGACCTCAGCCTCGAACCGGAGGAGCAGGTCGAGGGCCAGCCGTCCGACTACGAGGTCCGCATCGCCGCCCGGTTCGGCATCGACAACCAGGGCCGCCCGGCCGACAAGTGGCTGACCGACACCGTGCGCTGGGCCTGGCGCACCCGCATTCTCGTGCACCTCGGCGTCGACCTGCGCGCCCGGCTGCGCCAGGAGGCGGAGGACGAGGCCGTGCGCGTGTTCGCCACCAACCTGCGCGACCTGCTGCTGGCCGCGCCGGCCGGCACCCGTGCCACCATGGGCCTGGACCCGGGCTTCCGCACCGGCGTGAAGGTCGCGGTCGTCGACGCCACCGGCAAGGTCGTCGCCACCACCGCCATCTACCCGCACCAGCCGGCCAACCGCTGGGACGAGTCCCTGGCCACGCTGGCGAAGCTGTGCGCCGAGCACAAGGTCGAGCTGATCGCGATCGGCAACGGCACGGCGTCGCGGGAGACCGACAAGCTGGCCGCCGACCTGATCAAGCTGCGGCCCGAGCTGAAGCTCACCAAGATCGTCGTCTCTGAGGCCGGCGCGTCCGTCTACTCCGCGTCCGCCTACGCCTCGCAGGAACTGCCGGGCATGGACGTGTCGCTGCGCGGCGCCGTGTCCATCGCGCGCCGGCTGCAGGACCCGCTGGCCGAGCTGGTCAAGATCGACCCCAAGTCCATCGGCGTCGGCCAGTACCAGCACGACCTGGCCGAGGCCAAGCTGTCCCGGTCGCTGGACGCCGTGGTCGAGGACTGCGTGAACGCGGTCGGCGTCGACCTGAACACGGCCTCCGCGCCGCTGCTGACCCGGGTGTCCGGCATCGGCGCCGGCCTGGCCGAGAACATCGTGCAGCACCGCGAGGCCAACGGGCCGTTCCGCTCCCGCGAGGCGCTCAAGGGCGTGCCGCGGCTGGGGCCCAAGGCGTTCGAGCAGTGCGCGGGCTTCCTGCGCATCCCCGGCGGCGACGACCCGCTGGACTCCTCCAGCGTGCACCCCGAGGCCTACCCGGTGGTGCGGCGGATCCTGACCGCCAACAACCTGACGCTGACCGAGCTCATCGGCAACAGCGCCAAGCTGAAGACGATCAAGCCGGCGGAGTTCGTGGACGACACGTTCGGCCTGCCGACCGTCACCGACATCCTCAAGGAGCTGGAGAAGCCGGGCCGCGACCCGCGGCCGGCGTTCAAGACGGCGACCTTCGCCGACGGCGTCGAGAAGATCGCCGACCTGAAGCCGGGCATGGTGCTGGAGGGCGTGGTCACCAACGTGGCCGCGTTCGGCGCGTTCATCGACATCGGCGTGCACCAGGACGGCCTCGTGCACGTGTCGGCGATGTCGCGCACCTTCGTCAAGGACCCCCGGGACGTCGTCAAGTCCGGTGACGTGGTGCGGGTGAAGGTGCTGGACGTGGACATCCCGCGCAAGCGGATCTCGCTGACGCTGCGGCTGGAGGACGAGCCCGAGCGCGGTGGCCCGCAGGCCAAGTCCGGCGGGCAGGGTGGTGGCCAGCGCGGTGGCGGTGGTCGTCAGGACCGCGGCGGCGCCAAGCGCGGCGGTGGCGGTGGCCAGCAGCGGCGTGAGGAGCGCCCGGCCAACGGTTCCATGGCCGACGCGCTTCGCCGGGCCGGTTTCGGCAAGTAG
- a CDS encoding TIGR03364 family FAD-dependent oxidoreductase — MRVLVVGGGVLGTMHAWQAVRRGHEVLQIERERQARGASVRNFGLVWVGGRAPGEELATARRSRELWEEIGRQVEGIGFRANGSLTALRTPLEMAVAEEVVARDDAADRGLKLLAPTEVRAVNPALRGAVLGALHCERDAAVEPRLAQPALRQHLLASGRYTWLPGREVRALLAHGVRDDHGDVHEADLVLLCTGAALGGLVREIAGEVPVRRVRLQMTQTDPLDEPLTTSVADGDSFRYYPAYRGDALDALNLEQPQPPVAAEHKMQLLLVQRLDGSLTIGDTHSYDEPFAFDVDSAPYEHLVEVAESLLGRPLPPIRRRWAGVYAQHIDPAAVVHRARVADNAWLVTGPGGRGMTCSPAIAERTATEAGL, encoded by the coding sequence GTGCGAGTACTGGTCGTCGGTGGAGGCGTGCTCGGGACGATGCACGCATGGCAGGCCGTTCGGCGCGGCCACGAAGTCCTTCAGATCGAACGGGAACGGCAGGCCAGGGGCGCTTCCGTGCGCAACTTCGGCCTGGTCTGGGTGGGCGGCCGGGCGCCGGGCGAGGAGCTGGCGACCGCGCGCCGGTCCCGCGAGCTGTGGGAGGAGATCGGCCGGCAGGTCGAGGGCATCGGCTTCCGGGCCAACGGATCCCTCACCGCGCTGCGGACGCCGCTGGAGATGGCGGTCGCCGAGGAGGTCGTCGCCCGGGACGACGCCGCCGATCGCGGACTGAAGCTGTTGGCCCCCACCGAGGTTCGTGCCGTGAACCCGGCCCTGCGCGGTGCCGTGCTCGGCGCCCTGCACTGCGAGCGGGACGCCGCCGTCGAGCCGCGGCTGGCGCAACCCGCGCTGCGGCAACACCTTCTCGCCTCGGGCCGCTACACCTGGTTGCCGGGCCGGGAGGTTCGGGCGTTGCTGGCTCATGGCGTACGCGATGATCACGGCGACGTGCACGAGGCGGATCTTGTGCTGCTGTGCACCGGGGCCGCGTTGGGCGGCCTGGTGCGGGAGATCGCCGGCGAGGTGCCGGTGCGGCGGGTGCGGCTGCAGATGACGCAGACCGACCCGCTCGACGAGCCGCTGACCACGTCCGTGGCCGACGGCGACAGCTTCCGCTACTACCCGGCGTATCGCGGCGACGCGCTGGACGCCTTGAACCTTGAGCAACCCCAGCCGCCGGTCGCGGCCGAACACAAGATGCAACTCCTTCTCGTGCAACGGCTCGACGGCTCGCTCACCATCGGCGACACCCACTCCTACGACGAGCCGTTCGCCTTCGACGTCGACTCCGCGCCCTACGAACACCTCGTCGAGGTCGCCGAATCCCTGCTGGGTCGGCCGTTGCCGCCGATCCGGCGGCGCTGGGCCGGCGTGTACGCGCAGCACATTGATCCGGCCGCGGTCGTGCACCGGGCCCGGGTCGCCGACAACGCCTGGCTGGTCACCGGACCCGGTGGCCGGGGCATGACCTGTTCGCCGGCGATCGCCGAGCGCACCGCGACGGAGGCCGGACTGTGA
- a CDS encoding phosphonatase-like hydrolase: MTISLAVLDMAGTTVADDGLVERAFTEAVAAVEVSEQDGRFPAMLDHVRRTMGQSKIVVFRALLPETEAQQANTAFEAAYSRLVETGRCEPVPGAEQAIKDLRAAGVRVALTTGFARPTQDAILAALGWHDLVDIALTPADAGRGRPFPDMVLTAVLRLGIDDVRDVAVVGDTPSDVVSGLRAGASIAAGVLTGAGTRTEFEAVKATHVLESVRDLPALLS, translated from the coding sequence GTGACGATCAGTTTGGCAGTACTGGACATGGCCGGCACCACCGTCGCCGACGACGGCCTGGTGGAGCGGGCCTTCACCGAGGCCGTCGCCGCGGTCGAAGTGTCCGAACAGGACGGTCGCTTCCCGGCGATGCTGGACCACGTGCGTCGCACGATGGGCCAGTCCAAGATCGTCGTCTTCCGGGCTCTGCTGCCGGAAACCGAGGCGCAGCAGGCGAACACGGCGTTCGAGGCCGCGTACAGCCGGCTCGTCGAGACCGGCCGCTGCGAGCCGGTTCCCGGCGCCGAGCAGGCGATCAAGGATCTCCGGGCCGCCGGGGTTCGGGTAGCCCTCACCACCGGCTTCGCCCGTCCCACCCAGGACGCCATCCTCGCCGCCCTGGGCTGGCACGACCTCGTCGACATCGCCCTCACCCCGGCCGATGCCGGTCGCGGCCGACCCTTCCCCGACATGGTGCTCACCGCCGTACTGCGCCTCGGCATCGACGACGTCCGCGACGTCGCCGTCGTCGGCGACACCCCGTCGGACGTGGTCAGCGGCCTCCGTGCCGGCGCCTCCATCGCAGCGGGCGTGCTCACCGGCGCCGGCACACGCACCGAATTCGAGGCCGTCAAAGCCACGCACGTCCTGGAGTCCGTGCGCGACCTGCCGGCGTTGCTCAGCTGA
- a CDS encoding RHS repeat-associated core domain-containing protein, whose translation MPDSEGLLAGTYTYGTKYNVDGSVYASNYAAAGNLPAESVLYTYNDLGGLQSSSGGYDGNTFEYVTDTQYTRYGEVARTQLGEPGKRVWLSNYYDDHTRQVNRMIVDAEVSAPMQADVHYTYDHAGNVTSIADTPQGKPADIQCFTLDYLQRITEAWTPSGGCDQAPAVATLSGPAPYWQSFAYDKVGNRLAETDHTAAGDTVSTSAFPPTGHTLSGVSSTGPGGAKSSQYVYDASGNTITRKLPGATQQLDWDADGRLAKVTEGSNVTDFVYDADGNRLIRHDNTGATLYLAGEELRITKAGAAEATRYYSYGKRTVAVRDGSGLSWLAGDIQDTSQIAIGSDSQQVTQRRQLPFGAPRGGSALFPGQKGFVGGTIDSSIGLTQLGIREYDPTLGRFLSVDPVANQDDSQQLHGYTYADNNPITKMDPSGADWFTDYLNIITGPPPAPPAAGARRCRSRWDRCRRRRGRRQ comes from the coding sequence GTGCCGGACAGCGAGGGTCTGCTGGCCGGGACCTACACCTACGGCACTAAGTACAATGTGGACGGTAGCGTCTACGCCAGCAACTACGCGGCCGCCGGCAACCTGCCGGCCGAGTCGGTGCTGTACACGTACAACGATCTCGGCGGGCTGCAGAGCAGCAGCGGTGGCTACGACGGCAACACCTTCGAGTACGTCACCGACACGCAGTACACCCGCTACGGCGAGGTCGCCCGCACGCAGCTGGGCGAGCCGGGCAAGCGGGTGTGGCTGTCGAACTACTACGACGACCACACCCGCCAGGTGAACCGGATGATCGTCGACGCCGAGGTGTCGGCGCCGATGCAGGCCGACGTCCACTACACCTACGACCACGCCGGCAACGTCACCTCGATCGCCGACACGCCCCAGGGCAAGCCGGCCGACATCCAGTGCTTCACGCTGGACTACCTGCAGCGCATCACCGAGGCGTGGACGCCGAGCGGCGGCTGCGACCAGGCGCCGGCCGTGGCCACGCTGTCCGGGCCGGCCCCGTACTGGCAGTCCTTCGCGTACGACAAGGTCGGCAACCGCCTCGCCGAGACCGATCACACCGCCGCCGGCGACACGGTCAGCACCAGCGCTTTCCCGCCCACCGGCCACACCCTCAGCGGTGTGTCCAGCACCGGGCCGGGCGGCGCCAAGTCGAGCCAGTACGTCTACGACGCCAGCGGCAACACCATCACCCGCAAGCTGCCCGGTGCCACGCAGCAGCTGGACTGGGACGCCGACGGGCGCCTGGCGAAGGTCACCGAGGGCAGCAATGTCACCGACTTCGTCTACGACGCCGACGGCAACCGCCTGATCCGGCACGACAACACCGGCGCCACGCTGTACCTGGCCGGCGAGGAACTGCGCATCACCAAGGCCGGCGCGGCCGAGGCCACCCGCTACTACAGCTACGGCAAGAGAACCGTTGCCGTGCGGGACGGTTCCGGCCTGTCCTGGCTGGCCGGCGACATACAGGACACGTCGCAGATCGCGATCGGCAGCGACTCGCAGCAGGTGACCCAGCGCCGGCAGTTGCCGTTCGGCGCCCCACGCGGCGGCTCGGCGCTCTTCCCGGGGCAGAAGGGTTTCGTCGGCGGCACCATCGACTCCTCGATCGGCCTGACCCAGCTGGGCATCCGCGAGTACGACCCGACGCTGGGGCGGTTCCTGTCCGTCGACCCGGTGGCCAACCAGGACGACTCGCAGCAGCTGCACGGCTACACCTACGCCGACAACAACCCCATCACCAAGATGGACCCGTCCGGCGCCGACTGGTTCACCGACTACCTCAACATCATCACCGGGCCGCCGCCGGCGCCGCCGGCCGCCGGGGCCCGCCGCTGCCGATCCCGATGGGACCGATGCAGACGCCGGCGCGGCCGCCGACAGTGA
- a CDS encoding TetR/AcrR family transcriptional regulator, giving the protein MDHRKGPRRRGDELNQAIFAAALDELVEVGYARLTMERVAERARTSKASLYRRWPGRAELMMDAVLNVFPTAGELPDTGELRGDLLAALRAMADALNSPVGVAVRGVMAEMDADRETMLRHRERFVERRNQLMLDLIRRAAARGEARPGALTLRVAAVGPALMRDHFLTNGAPLDDDVITEIVDEVLVPLIRA; this is encoded by the coding sequence GTGGATCACCGGAAGGGGCCGCGACGGCGCGGCGACGAGCTCAACCAGGCCATCTTCGCGGCGGCCCTGGACGAGCTGGTGGAGGTCGGCTACGCGCGGCTGACCATGGAGCGGGTGGCCGAACGGGCCCGCACCAGCAAGGCGTCGCTGTACCGGCGCTGGCCCGGCCGCGCCGAGCTGATGATGGATGCCGTCCTGAACGTCTTCCCCACCGCCGGCGAGCTGCCCGACACCGGCGAGCTGCGCGGCGACCTGCTCGCCGCGCTGCGGGCCATGGCCGACGCCCTGAACAGCCCGGTGGGCGTGGCCGTACGGGGCGTGATGGCCGAGATGGACGCCGACCGCGAGACGATGCTCCGGCACCGGGAGCGCTTCGTCGAACGCCGCAACCAGCTCATGCTCGACCTCATCCGGCGCGCCGCCGCCCGCGGCGAGGCGCGCCCCGGCGCGCTCACCCTCCGCGTCGCCGCCGTCGGCCCCGCCCTGATGCGCGACCACTTCCTCACCAACGGCGCGCCGCTCGACGACGACGTCATCACCGAGATCGTCGACGAGGTGCTGGTCCCGCTGATCCGGGCCTGA